The following coding sequences are from one Diospyros lotus cultivar Yz01 chromosome 7, ASM1463336v1, whole genome shotgun sequence window:
- the LOC127806786 gene encoding UPF0057 membrane protein At2g24040-like, producing MANGCAILCEVLIAILLPPVGVCFRHGCCSVEFFICLVLTILGYIPGIIYALYAILCLDPSVYRNDYYAPLA from the exons ATGGCGAATGGATGCGCGATCCTCTGCGAAGTCCTGATCGCAATCTTGCTCCCTCCGGTCGGTGTCTGCTTCAGACATGGTTGTTGCAGC GTAGAGTTCTTCATATGCTTGGTGTTAACAATCCTAGGTTACATTCCTGGAATAATTTACGCTCTCTACGCAATTCTTTGCCTCGATCCCAGCGTTTATCGCAATGACTACTACGCTCCACTCGcctag
- the LOC127806785 gene encoding F-box protein SKIP1-like, whose translation MHLRRHLIHPSKGPPKERMDDNNGGGGATESGSCSDWAELTHECLINILSRLALEDRWSRAMLVCKSWLRAAQDPCLNSAFDLESYFDSTAESPRWWTPEFERRVDAMLRSAVHWSDGSLTEIRVRHCSDRSLSFAAARCPNLQVLSIKSSPNVTDECIAKVASGCPKLREIDISYCYEISHKSLAVLGKNCPNLKVLKRNLMNWLDPSQHIGIVPIEYLNACPQDGELEAAAIGKFMPDLLHLELRFSKMLAKALFSISEGCVNLEYLDLFGCANVTGRDIANASANLKNLQNIKKPNFYIPRSDFHTERYGHWSLYDERFQTDVFRI comes from the exons ATGCATCTTAGACGACACTTAATCCATCCATCCAAAGGGCCACCGAAAGAGAGAATGGACGACAACAACGGAGGTGGTGGAGCAACCGAGTCAGGCTCATGCTCTGATTGGGCCGAGCTGACTCACGAGTGCCTCATCAACATCCTCTCGCGGCTCGCTCTGGAGGACCGATGGAGCCGAGCCATGCTCGTCTGCAAGTCCTGGCTCCGAGCTGCCCAGGACCCCTGCCTCAACTCGGCCTTCGACCTCGAGTCCTACTTCGACTCCACCGCCGAGTCACCTCGCTGGTGGACCCCCGAGTTCGAGCGACGAGTCGACGCCATGCTCCGATCCGCCGTCCACTGGAGTGATGGCTCTCTCACCGAGATTCGCGTCCGACACTGCTCCGATCGGTCTCTCTCCTTCGCCGCCGCGAG GTGCCCGAATCTTCAGGTTCTTTCCATCAAGAGTAGCCCAAATGTTACTGATGAATGCATTGCCAAAGTTGCTTCTGGTTGTCCCAAGCTGAGGGAAATCGATATCAGCTATTGCTATGAAATATCTCATAAATCACTGGCTGTGCTGGGGAAGAATTGCCCCAACCTCAAGGTTCTGAAGAGGAACCTGATGAATTGGTTGGATCCCTCTCAGCACATAGGAATTGTCCCCATTGAATATCTGAATGCCTGCCCCCAAGATGGGGAGTTGGAGGCTGCTGCGATTGGGAAGTTCATGCCTGATCTGTTGCATCTAGAGCTTCGGTTCTCCAAGATGTTGGCTAAAGCCCTTTTTTCTATTTCCGAAGGGTGTGTCAACCTCGAGTATTTAGATCTGTTTGGGTGTGCAAATGTGACTGGCCGAGATATTGCAAATGCATCGGCTAATCTGAAGAACTTGCAGAACATCAAGAAGCCTAATTTCTACATTCCCAGGTCAGACTTCCACACTGAGAGATATGGCCATTGGAGCTTGTATGATGAGAGATTTCAAACCGATGTTTTCAGAATTTGA
- the LOC127806874 gene encoding uncharacterized protein LOC127806874, producing MSRKVKAVALNSSPFGPFEDAKARFRHQTLVQDYRELHKETEAVRSKLEVMKQRKLTLLAEVGFLRRRHKYLLKNKAAKPHQGQEFVQPKIIESQQKNTKKKNYGRKEAKLRKVAPIVDVNQKERKDSAHRNPSPILDLDEKDRVLTGKEASFRSRTSVFDLNWNERTYGGMDANFRNPIPILDLDQMERFYSRKETSSRNPALSFDLNQMERAYIGREDTAQNRAHLFDLNQISGEEELEDNYEPMRMEEQKTFLVRGGTEEHLNDLKLSICRNVGNGSNRAGKRKISWQDQVALKV from the exons ATGTCCAGAAAGGTGAAAGCAGTTGCTTTGAATTCGTCGCCTTTTGGTCCATTCGAGGATGCCAAGGCCAGATTTAGGCACCAGACTCTTGTGCAGGACTACCGGGAGTTGCATAAG GAAACTGAGGCCGTAAGAAGCAAGTTGGAGGTTATGAAACAAAGGAAATTAACCCTTTTGGCTGAAGTCGG CTTTCTACGACGTCGTCACAAATACCTGTTGAAAAACAAGGCTGCAAAACCCCACCAGGGACAAGAATTTGTCCAGCCCAAAATCATTGAATCCCAACAGAAAAAcacaaagaagaaaaactaTGGTAGAAAGGAAGCCAAGCTGCGAAAAGTAGCTCCAATTGTTGATGTAAAccagaaggaaagaaaggattCTGCTCATAGAAATCCAAGTCCAATTCTTGATTTAGACGAGAAGGATAGGGTACTGACTGGAAAAGAAGCTTCTTTTAGAAGCAGAACTTCTGTTTTTGATTTGAATTGGAATGAAAGAACATATGGCGGAATGGATGCTAACTTCCGGAACCCCATTCCAATTCTTGATTTGGACCAGATGGAAAGGTTTTACAGCAGAAAGGAAACTAGTTCCCGAAACCCAGCTCTGTCTTTTGATCTAAACCAGATGGAAAGGGCTTATATTGGAAGGGAAGACACTGCACAGAACCGAGCTCATCTTTTTGACCTGAATCAGATCTCG GGAGAGGAGGAACTAGAGGATAATTACGAACCGATGAGAATGGAGGAGCAAAAGACATTTTTGGTCAGAGGTGGAACTGAAGAGCATCTCAATGACTTGAAATTATCGATATGTAGAAATGTCGGAAATGGATCAAATCGGGCCGGCAAAAGGAAGATTTCATGGCAGGACCAGGTTGCCTTGAAGGTCTGA